A stretch of the Salmo salar chromosome ssa20, Ssal_v3.1, whole genome shotgun sequence genome encodes the following:
- the rnf168 gene encoding E3 ubiquitin-protein ligase rnf168, with protein MPPVSETEMAAPEGGGTGGLSRADCLCPVCLEIFLEPVTLPCSHTFCKPCFLETVDKANLCCPLCRKRVSTWARLNGRNKTLVNDELWQRVQAAFPMQCQRRLSGQEEEEDENILVPGPKVSQPGEVRREYEDQISKILEEKRALEEAERKASEEYIQCLLADEEERLEEERRRHEETQLENDNKLARLLSQELNPRPSSESQKITQTNDITPAMKKRNTNAGDIEKFLSPIPQRHNSNSETSPNTSFMANKENILHSGSKPWSSKEPAEQTMPFLEFYPESYRTPCEASTSSESMVYHLTVPSGTSLARTPLHGTPKRGVTSAKRKSCDIEEPNEGKADVVNKWLCPSSSSSLHAADRGEVTLVGLGEKALLLQELAQREEVLFSRMQQEQEDRQMAFQLQRQLDREEAVYAVDRSKGSSDQYQLRQKPDSSSSPEGSGRSRASRGRSRTSTENRNTVERRRLSGPSSTTNKGERSSTISSAAASTSRPLKRGSKQATLTEMFPSLGN; from the exons ATGCCGCCAGTGTCTGAAACGGAGATGGCCGCGCCAGAGGGGGGAGGCACGGGGGGGTTGTCCCGAGCCGACTGCCTCTGCCCTGTGTGCCTGGAGATCTTCCTGGAGCCGGTGACTTTGCCGTGCAGCCACACATTCTGCAAGCCTTGCTTCCTGGAGACGGTGGACAAGGCCAATCTGTGCTGCCCGCTGTGTCGCAAGCGGGTGTCCACGTGGGCACGACTCAATGGCAGGAACAAGACGCTGGTCAATGATGAGCTGTGGCAGCGGGTGCAGGCTGCGTTCCCCATGCAGTGCCAACGCAGGCTCagtggacaggaggaggaggaggatgaaaacA TATTGGTCCCCGGACCCAAAGTCAGTCAGCCTGGAGAGGTACGGAGAGAGTATGAGGATCAAATCAGCAAG ATATTAGAGGAGAAGCGTGCcctggaggaggcagagaggaaagcAAGTGAGGAGTACATCCAGTGCCTCCTCGCAGACGAGGAGGAGcgcctggaggaggagaggaggcggcACGAGGAGACGCAGCTGGAGAATGACAACAAGCTGGCCAGACTGCTCAGCCAGGAGCTG AATCCAAGACCTAGCTCTGAGTCACAGAAGATCACGCAGACGAATGACATCACCCCAGCAATGAAGAAACGGAACACCAACGCTGGAGATATCGAGAA GTTCTTGTCCCCTATTCCACAAAGACACAACAGCAACTCAGAGACTAGTCCCAACACCAGCTTTATGGCTAACAAG GAGAACATCTTGCACTCAGGGAGTAAGCCTTGGTCTTCCAAAGAGCCAGCAGAGCAAACAATGCCCTTTCTAGAATTCTACCCGGAGAGCTACCGCACGCCGTGTGAggcctcaacatcatcagagaGTATGGTGTACCATCTGACCGTCCCCTCAGGAACTTCACTGGCACGCACACCCCTCCACGGCACCCCGAAGAGAGGAGTGACCTCGGCCAAGAGGAAGAGCTGTGACATTGAGGAGCCAAACGAAGGGAAAGCAGACGTGGTCAATAAGTGGCTCTGTCCTTCATCCTCATCATCTCTCCATGCTGCAGATAGAGGAGAGGTGACCCTAGTAGGCCTAGGGGAGAAGGCCCTGCTGCTCCAGGAGCtggcacagagagaggaggtgctcttCAGCCGCATGCAACAGGAGCAGGAGGACCGGCAGATGGCTTTCCAGCTGCAGAGGCAGCTGGACCGCGAGGAGGCTGTCTACGCAGTAGACCGCAGTAAGGGCTCCAGCGACCAGTACCAGCTCCGCCAGAAACCTGACTCCAGCTCCAGCCCAGAGGGTAGTGGTCGTAGCAGGGCCAGCAGGGGGCGCTCACGCACCTCCACAGAGAACAGGAACACAGTGGAGAGGAGGCGGCTGTCTGGGCCCTCATCTACCACCAATAAGGGGGAAAGGAGCTCCACCATCTCCAGCGCTGCTGCCTCCACCTCGAGGCCACTGAAGAGGGGCAGTAAGCAGGCCACCCTTACAGAGATGTTCCCCAGTCTGGGCAACTGA